A single Argentina anserina chromosome 7, drPotAnse1.1, whole genome shotgun sequence DNA region contains:
- the LOC126803799 gene encoding QWRF motif-containing protein 7 → MENTYPRRHQSHTATSQQHSSGPDLLRSRSGSSTSPAINNSLYTSSVSQRFTTPRSKSTAKSRNGYRDEEKTVISSMQKKGQENREGNNQNVSFDVPKLSQRGSTSPSPSLRSSFSSTKGRKSSATSPSAWALSPGRSLPCTVGPELTAVVVASPRPRVKSSGGGVGGVLKYFRLQKKGFTIQEEEFHQFRILHNRLLQWRFANARAQSAMVASQKVAQGRMFSVWLRISRLRTYVFDKQLQVEKLKHQMKVYQIVYPQISLLNEWGKLEKKNIESVSRMVRKLSGISNTIPLANDAKGDVASIHEAMITAMDVMAGIQATVTELLPQLEKLLYMVTELLIMQKQQTELEKYITSVVSLMKEETSVRVHLIQVANENQGEARNYMFD, encoded by the exons ATGGAAAACACATACCCGCGGAGGCACCAATCACATACAGCCACGTCACAGCAGCACTCTTCTGGTCCTGATCTTCTACGCAGCAGAAGCGGAAGTAGTACTTCTCCGGCGATAAACAACTCGTTATACACTTCCAGCGTCAGCCAGAGATTCACCACTCCACGGTCGAAGTCCACCGCCAAATCGAGAAATGGTTACAGAGATGAGGAGAAAACGGTGATCTCAAGCATGCAAAAGAAGGGACAAGAGAATAGAGAAGGCAACAATCAGAATGTAAGTTTTGACGTCCCTAAGTTGTCGCAACGCGGGAGTACTAGTCCGAGTCCGAGTCTGCGCTCTAGCTTCAGCTCAACAAAGGGGAGGAAGTCGTCGGCGACGTCTCCTTCGGCTTGGGCTTTGTCTCCAGGAAGGTCTTTGCCATGCACCGTGGGGCCGGAGCTGACTGCGGTGGTAGTTGCTTCGCCGAGGCCGAGGGTTAAGTCCAGTGGCGGCGGAGTTGGTGGGGTTTTGAAGTACTTTAGGCTGCAGAAGAAAGGGTTCACCATACAGGAGGAGGAGTTTCATCAGTTTCGGATTTTGCATAATAGGTTGCTCCAATGGAGGTTTGCGAATGCTAGAGCTCAGTCTGCCATGGTTGCTTCACAAAAAGTTGCGCAG GGTAGAATGTTTAGTGTGTGGCTTAGAATCTCCAGATTGAGGACCTACGTGTTCGATAAGCAACTACAAGTGGAAAAGCTCAAGCATCAAATGAAGGTCTATCAAATTGTGTACCCTCAGATTTCTCTACTGAATGAATGGGGGAAATTAGAGAAAAAGAATATAGAATCTGTTAGCAGGATGGTGAGGAAGTTATCCGGAATTTCAAACACAATTCCTTTGGCAAATGACGCTAAG GGAGATGTGGCGTCTATACACGAAGCGATGATCACAGCCATGGATGTAATGGCTGGTATTCAAGCAACAGTCACTGAATTGCTCCCACAG CTTGAAAAGCTACTTTACATGGTTACGGAGCTTCTAATCATGCAGAAGCAACAAACAGAATTGGAGAAATATATAACATCTGTCGTTAGTCTTATG AAAGAGGAGACGAGCGTAAGAGTACATCTCATCCAAGTAGCGAATGAAAATCAAGGAGAGGCTCGGAATTATATGTTTGATTAA
- the LOC126801735 gene encoding leucine-rich repeat receptor-like protein kinase TDR: MKLSFLHFLFFFFSLFFLQESIVLCASNSATSQLSALLSLKSSLKDPLFTFNGWDSTANTQGPVWCSWSGIKCQPNTSLVVSLDLSYRNLSGPIPAEIRYLSGLIHLNLSNNSFAGPLQPAIFQLPQLRILDISHNDFNSTFPPGISKLKFLRAFNAYSNSFTGPLPQEIIRLKSLEKLNLSGSYFEGNIPPGYGSLPKLRELGLAGNALRGAIPPQLGSLSDLTRMEIGYNGFTGELPVELTSLSNLNYLDISNNLLSGSLPPELGNLTMLNILFLFKNRFSGTIPPSLGNLQSLRLLDLSENQLSGSIPAGIATLIELNRLSLMNNFLVGEIPYHIGKLPNLETLLLWNNSLTGTLPQNLGTNANLVLVDLSSNSLTGPIPPTLCKGNKLGKLILFSNYFNNNLPRELALCTSLLRFRVQNNKLNGSLPQGFGFLPNLTFFDVSNNNFSGPIPQDLGNAAKLEYLNISQNPLRATLPQNIWKANSLQIFSAISGQLTGKIPDFIGCKSLYKIELQNNDLNGTIPWDIGHCEKLLSLSLSRNKLTGIIPWEISALPSITDLDLSYNFLSGTIPSNFDNCRTLETFNVSFNLLTGPIPASGAIFPNLHPTSFSGNDGLCGVVLRKPCVAETEPAGALDVDRREQPKKTAGAIVWIMAAAFGIGLFVLVAGTRCFHARYSGGVEERGPQVGPWKLTAFQRLNFTAEDVLDCLQMSDKVLGMGGTGTVYKAEMPGGEIIAVKKLWGKQKESIIRRRRGVLAEVEVLGNVRHRNIVRLLGCCCNRDCTMLLYEYMPNGNLDDLLHGKNKAQNLGADWVTRYKIALGVAQGICYLHHDCDPVIVHRDLKPSNILLDGDMEARVADFGVAKLIQSDESMSVIAGSYGYIAPEYAYTLQVDEKSDIYSFGVVLLEILSGKRSVEAIFGDGNSIVDWIRTKIKSKDGINDVLDKNAGAGCTPVREEMMQMLRIALLCTSRNPADRPSMRDVVLMLIEAKPKRKLLASHVVGRDRSVSCGDIPLPQKPTLDC, encoded by the exons ATGAAACTTTCCTTTCTTcactttctcttcttcttcttctccctctTCTTTCTTCAAGAATCCATAGTTCTCTGTGCTTCAAATTCTGCAACTTCCCAACTCAGTGCTTTGCTTTCCCTCAAATCCTCACTTAAAGATCCTCTCTTTACGTTCAATGGCTGGGATAGCACGGCTAATACTCAAGGTCCAGTTTGGTGTTCATGGTCTGGAATCAAATGCCAACCCAACACATCTTTAGTAGTCTCTCTAGACCTCTCTTACCGCAATCTTTCCGGTCCAATCCCAGCAGAAATACGCTACTTGTCGGGCTTAATTCACCTCAACTTGAGCAATAACAGTTTTGCTGGACCACTCCAGCCAGCCATTTTCCAACTCCCCCAGCTCAGAATACTTGACATAAGCCACAACGACTTCAACTCAACTTTCCCGCCTGGAATTTCCAAGCTCAAGTTCTTGAGGGCCTTCAATGCTTACAGCAACAGCTTCACCGGTCCTTTACCTCAAGAAATCATCAGACTCAAGTCCCTTGAAAAGCTTAACCTCAGTGGAAGCTACTTCGAAGGTAATATTCCACCAGGATATGGAAGTCTTCCCAAACTCAGGGAACTTGGTCTGGCCGGAAATGCTCTTAGAGGCGCTATACCACCTCAACTGGGGTCCTTATCGGACCTCACTCGCATGGAAATCGGCTACAACGGTTTCACCGGTGAGCTTCCTGTCGAGTTGACATCACTATCAAACCTCAACTACTTAGACATCTCCAATAACTTGCTCTCCGGGTCACTCCCACCAGAGCTTGGCAACCTAACCATGCtcaacatattattcctcttCAAAAACCGATTTTCTGGCACTATCCCACCGAGCCTCGGAAACCTACAATCTCTCCGATTACTCGACTTGTCAGAAAATCAGCTTTCCGGTTCCATCCCAGCCGGCATTGCCACACTAATTGAACTCAACAGGCTGAGCTTAAtgaacaacttcctagttggcGAAATCCCATATCATATCGGAAAGCTTCCCAACTTGGAAACCCTCCTCCTATGGAACAACTCCCTCACCGGAACCCTACCCCAAAACCTCGGCACCAACGCGAACCTCGTCCTCGTCGACCTCTCCTCCAACTCACTCACGGGCCCAATCCCACCAACTCTCTGCAAAGGCAACAAACTCGGGAAACTCATCCTCTTCTCCAATTACTTCAACAACAATCTTCCAAGGGAGCTAGCCCTTTGCACATCACTACTCCGCTTTCGTGTTCAAAACAACAAACTCAACGGCTCACTCCCTCAGGGCTTCGGCTTCCTCCCAAACCTAACCTTCTTCGACGTAAGCAACAACAACTTCTCCGGCCCCATTCCTCAAGACCTCGGCAATGCTGCGAAGCTCGAGTACTTAAACATCTCCCAGAACCCTCTCCGCGCAACTCTGCCTCAAAATATCTGGAAAGCCAACAGTTTACAAATATTCTCCGCCATTTCCGGCCAACTTACCGGGAAAATTCCCGACTTCATCGGCTGCAAGAGCCTCTACAAGATTGAATTGCAAAACAATGACCTCAATGGGACCATCCCCTGGGACATTGGACACTGCGAGAAGCTTCTGAGTCTCAGCCTGAGTCGGAACAAGCTCACCGGAATCATCCCCTGGGAAATATCTGCTCTGCCGTCGATAACCGACCTTGACCTCTCGTATAACTTCCTCTCCGGCACGATCCCCTCGAACTTCGATAATTGCAGGACGCTGGAGACCTTCAACGTCTCGTTCAACCTCCTTACCGGCCCGATCCCGGCGTCCGGCGCGATCTTCCCGAACCTCCATCCGACGTCATTTTCGGGAAACGACGGATTATGCGGCGTCGTTTTGCGCAAGCCGTGTGTGGCGGAGACTGAACCGGCCGGGGCTCTTGATGTCGACCGTCGTGAGCAGCCGAAGAAGACCGCCGGCGCGATCGTCTGGATAATGGCGGCGGCGTTCGGGATCGGTCTGTTCGTCCTCGTCGCCGGGACGCGTTGCTTCCACGCGCGCTACAGCGGCGGGGTGGAGGAGAGGGGCCCGCAGGTGGGGCCGTGGAAGTTGACCGCCTTTCAGCGTTTGAATTTCACGGCGGAGGATGTGCTGGACTGTTTGCAGATGAGTGACAAGGTCCTAGGGATGGGTGGGACCGGGACGGTGTACAAGGCGGAGATGCCAGGTGGCGAGATCATAGCGGTGAAGAAGCTCTGGGGGAAGCAGAAGGAGAGCATAATCCGACGGCGGAGAGGGGTTTTGGCGGAAGTGGAAGTGTTGGGTAACGTGAGGCATAGGAATATAGTGAGATTGTTAGGGTGCTGCTGCAACAGGGACTGTACTATGCTGCTCTATGAGTACATGCCCAATGGGAACTTGGACGACTTGTTGCATGGCAAGAACAAGGCCCAGAATTTGGGGGCGGATTGGGTCACCAGGTATAAGATTGCCCTTGGTGTGGCACAAGGGATATGCTACCTTCACCACGACTGCGATCCGGTGATCGTCCACCGTGATCTCAAGCCGAGTAACATTCTGTTGGACGGTGACATGGAAGCGAGAGTGGCGGACTTTGGGGTGGCTAAGTTGATCCAGAGTGATGAGTCCATGTCTGTGATCGCCGGTTCCTACGGCTACATTGCGCCAG AGTATGCTTATACCCTACAAGTTGATGAGAAGAGTGACATATACAGCTTTGGGGTTGTGTTGTTGGAGATTTTAAGCGGAAAAAGATCGGTGGAGGCGATTTTTGGGGATGGAAATAGCATTGTAGATTGGATTCGGACTAAAATCAAGAGCAAAGATGGGATCAACGATGTTTTGGACAAGAATGCCGGCGCGGGTTGTACGCCGGTGAGGGAGGAGATGATGCAAATGCTCCGAATTGCTTTGCTTTGCACGAGTAGGAATCCGGCGGACCGGCCGTCCATGAGGGATGTGGTGTTGATGCTCATTGAAGCCAAGCCTAAGAGGAAGTTGCTTGCTAGCCATGTTGTTGGTCGAGATCGTAGTGTGAGTTGTGGTGACATTCCTTTGCCACAAAAGCCAACACTGGATTGTTAA